A genomic region of Arachis stenosperma cultivar V10309 chromosome 9, arast.V10309.gnm1.PFL2, whole genome shotgun sequence contains the following coding sequences:
- the LOC130948978 gene encoding probable serine/threonine protein phosphatase 2A regulatory subunit B''delta gives MKMEVDGNEAVLDLDLLELPEVPASALKSNAALLESLFDQWLSLPESNRLITTLLNEAKLKNETLNNLSNLSSKGLPPLSPKCTPSPTSLNRPATPRIDLCNNMKAASDDNIRQFYFEHGRPAPQEMIEECRFKIYELFNDYGEEAGHLMHMKEFKFVTKEVCDLPSFFSKVLFRKINNNENHAYLTKDAFYDYWINKNLMTCDKATKIYTLLKKPELDYLTHDDFNPVLYELLETHPGLEFLKNTPDFQERYAETVIYKIFYYVNRSGNGRITLRELKRYGKTLIDAMDQVDEEDDINRVLRFFSYEQFYSTYCQFWELDSDNNFLIEKESLIRYGNHALTYRIVDRIFTEIPRKFTSKVEGRMSYEDFVYFVTAEEDKLAEPSLEYWLKCIDLDGDEVLTRHELQFFYEEQLHRMECLGLEPIYFEDILCMMFDMINPKNEGYITLRDLKGSKSSGHFFNTLFNLTKFLKVKVF, from the coding sequence ATGAAGATGGAGGTCGATGGCAATGAGGCGGTGTTAGACCTGGACTTGTTGGAGCTGCCGGAGGTGCCTGCTTCGGCTCTCAAGAGTAACGCCGCTCTTCTGGAGTCTCTCTTCGACCAATGGCTCTCTCTTCCGGAGAGCAATCGACTCATAACGACTTTATTAAACGAAGCAAAATTGAAGAATGAAACACTCAATAATTTGTCTAATTTATCATCAAAAGGTCTTCCACCTCTCTCGCCAAAATGCACGCCATCCCCTACTTCCTTGAATCGCCCCGCGACGCCGAGAATCGACCTCTGTAATAATATGAAGGCTGCTAGCGATGACAATATACGGCAGTTCTACTTTGAACATGGGCGCCCAGCACCACAAGAGATGATTGAAGAATGCAGGTTTAAGATCTACGAATTATTCAATGATTACGGGGAAGAAGCGGGACACCTTATGCATATGAAAGAATTCAAGTTCGTTACGAAGGAAGTTTGCGACCTGCCGTCCTTCTTCTCGAAGGTTCTCTTCAGAAAAATCAACAATAATGAAAATCACGCCTACCTCACGAAGGATGCTTTTTATGATTATTGGATCAATAAGAACTTGATGACGTGTGACAAAGCAACTAAAATCTACACACTTTTAAAGAAGCCAGAGCTCGATTACCTTACTCATGACGATTTTAATCCGGTGCTATACGAGCTTCTAGAAACTCATCCGGGGCTAGAGTTCTTGAAGAACACACCTGATTTCCAAGAAAGATACGCAGAAACCGtaatatacaaaatattttactaCGTGAATAGATCGGGTAACGGTCGAATTACGCTGCGAGAGCTGAAGCGTTATGGCAAAACCTTGATTGATGCAATGGATCAAGTTGACGAAGAAGACGACATTAATAGGGTTTTGAGATTCTTCTCTTATGAACAATTCTACTCTACATACTGCCAGTTTTGGGAGCTGGATTCGGACAACAATTTCTTGATAGAAAAAGAAAGCCTTATCAGATACGGTAACCATGCTCTTACCTATCGAATCGTGGACAGAATATTCACCGAGATTCCAAGAAAATTTACCAGTAAGGTTGAAGGAAGGATGAGTTATGAAGATTTTGTTTACTTCGTGACTGCTGAAGAGGATAAATTAGCTGAACCAAGCCTTGAGTATTGGTTAAAGTGCATCGATCTAGATGGAGATGAAGTTCTAACAAGGCATGAACTGCAATTTTTCTATGAAGAGCAATTGCATAGAATGGAGTGTTTGGGACTTGAGCCTATATATTTTGAGGATATATTGTGCATGATGTTTGACATGATTAACCCTAAGAATGAGGGTTATATCACTCTGCGTGACCTCAAAGGTAGTAAAAGCTCTGGACATTTTTTCAATACCCTGTTCAATCTAACTAAATTTCTCAAGGTTAAGGTGTTTTAG
- the LOC130950837 gene encoding protein PELPK1: MASFKFSLAILPLLLLTFSSITCHIMIAEARNLMDSMPQPEVPKIPKPELPPFPKIPDIPKPELPKPEPLPKPELPSLPKVELPPPMSKPEIPKVPEIPKSVLPKVPKISKPEIPKPELSKVSNIPEPALSKIPKPELPQTSETPKPELPNKVFEIPKPEFPKVPEIPKPELPEVPEIPKPELPKIPEIPKPELPKVPEVPKPELPKVPEIPKPELPKVPEVPKPELPKVPEIPKPELPEVPEIPKPELPKVPEIPKPELPKVPEIPKPELPKIPGIPKSELPKFP; this comes from the coding sequence ATGGcttctttcaaattttcattGGCAATTTTACCACTTTTGCTCttaactttttcttcaattacATGCCATATAATGATTGCAGAGGCACGCAATCTCATGGACTCTATGCCGCAGCCAGAAGTGCCAAAAATTCCGAAGCCAGAGTTGCCACCATTTCCTAAGATTCCAGACATACCAAAGCCTGAGCTCCCCAAGCCTGAACCTCTACCAAAACCAGAATTGCCTTCACTGCCTAAGGTTGAGTTACCACCACCAATGTCGAAGCCTGAGATACCCAAAGTTCCTGAAATTCCTAAGTCAGTGTTGCCTAAAGTTCCCAAGATCTCCAAACCTGAAATTCCTAAACCAGAATTGTCAAAAGTATCTAATATTCCAGAGCCAGCATTGTCTAAAATTCCTAAGCCAGAACTACCTCAGACTTCCGAAACCCCAAAGCCAGAATTGCCTAATAAAGTCTTTGAAATTCCAAAACCAGAATTTCCTAAAGTTCCTGAAATTCCGAAACCAGAATTACCAGAAGTCCCTGAAATTCCAAAACCAGAATTGCCTAAAATCCCTGAAATTCCTAAACCAGAATTACCAAAAGTTCCTGAAGTTCCTAAACCAGAATTGCCTAAAGTCCCTGAAATTCCAAAACCAGAATTACCAAAAGTTCCTGAAGTTCCTAAACCAGAATTGCCTAAAGTCCCTGAAATTCCAAAACCAGAATTACCAGAAGTTCCTGAAATTCCTAAACCAGAATTGCCTAAAGTCCCTGAAATTCCTAAACCAGAACTACCAAAAGTTCCTGAAATTCCTAAGCCAGAATTGCCTAAAATTCCCGGAATTCCAAAATCTGAATTACCCAAATTTCCTTAA
- the LOC130950541 gene encoding protein SAR DEFICIENT 4, translating into MSSSSSSPFFISTETLCSILTHKTLIDHFQSNLPKASTFLQTPIRHHYSVSPSSSLLLMPSWSSSPSYLPYIGVKLVTHFPQNSALNLPGVQGSYVLFNSTNGQTLASMDSTELTLYRTSCVSGLASKYLARDDSEVLVMVGAGAMAPHLIRAHLSARPSLRRVLIWNRTVEKARTLAQKLRESGEFEEGLRIEGCEDLDEVVGFGDIVSCATNSEAPLVKGEKLKLGAHLDLVGSFKPSMMECDDEAIRRGTVFVDNEAALVEAGELVGAFERGVIGKDEIGGDLLQLIRGDKIGRTSLEQITVFKSVGSAVVDMLAAQLVYETYIRG; encoded by the coding sequence atgtcttcttcttcttcttctccattctTCATATCCACTGAGACCTTATGCTCCATCCTCACCCACAAAACCCTCATAGATCACTTCCAATCAAATCTCCCCAaagcttcaacctttctccaaacTCCAATCCGCCACCACTATTCTGTTTCCCCTTCTTCCTCTCTCCTCTTGATGCCATCTTGGtcctcttctccttcttatCTCCCTTACATTGGTGTCAAGCTTGTTACACACTTCCCTCAAAACTCTGCACTCAACTTGCCTGGTGTTCAGGGAAGCTATGTCCTCTTCAATTCCACCAATGGCCAAACCCTAGCTTCCATGGACTCTACTGAACTCACCCTTTACAGAACCTCTTGTGTCTCTGGCTTGGCTTCCAAGTATTTGGCTAGAGATGACAGTGAGGTTCTTGTCATGGTTGGTGCTGGAGCCATGGCACCCCATTTGATCAGGGCTCATCTTTCAGCCAGGCCCAGTTTGAGGAGAGTCTTGATTTGGAATAGGACAGTTGAAAAGGCAAGAACTTTGGCACAGAAATTGAGAGAAAGTGGGGAATTTGAAGAAGGGTTAAGAATTGAGGGTTGTGAGGATTTGGACGAGGTTGTTGGATTTGGCGATATTGTGAGCTGTGCCACTAATTCCGAGGCACCCCTTGTGAAGGGTGAAAAGTTGAAGCTTGGTGCTCATTTGGATTTGGTGGGTTCATTCAAGCCTTCAATGATGGAATGTGATGATGAGGCAATTAGGAGGGGGACTGTGTTTGTGGATAACGAAGCTGCTTTGGTAGAAGCAGGGGAGCTTGTAGGTGCTTTTGAGAGAGGAGTGATTGGAAAAGATGAGATTGGAGGGGATTTGTTGCAACTTATTAGAGGAGACAAAATTGGGAGAACCAGTTTGGAGCAGATTACTGTGTTTAAGTCTGTTGGTTCTGCTGTTGTAGATATGCTTGCTGCACAATTGGTGTATGAGACTTATATCAGGGGCTAG
- the LOC130950540 gene encoding uncharacterized protein At3g49140-like: MFLETTVAACFPAILHKRVVHIAASCKLHPYNSNCAHHMLWEKCQKCSGIRFTRRNKLVPVKNSIRASTEYLGSAPDPIKKNVKSSYHPFEEFAQPENSGDARPTSAETSRTIIEVNSKATLVFSVLINGEDHENVVWPDVPYLTDECGNIYFQMKTGEDILQSLTSEENYVQVIVGVDTMEMISEMDLSNPSEINFGIEEIGDEDVDDYDEEDEDEDEDEDEDEDEDDDDYDAGWVSVHSDDDEQDDSDEETLADWAKLETMRFSHPMHFAKTLAEIASDDPIDWMEQPPACLAIQGLIRPAFIEEHSMIQKHLSATQTSNTDMSEQIKSNGENIDLVSDHLHNLEPPKHDAAQMEKNDNEDIPINETAFYKLEMTKIQLFTAHGVPTLLEVEDYMKAQPDAIAHAASKIISRLQACGEKTEQALKSLCWRCKAIQVEEAQLICVDSLGFDVRVCSGTQVQTLRFAFKKRATSEYSAERQLNDILFPGSHQKPQKLTQTHQNEC, from the exons GCTCTG GGAAAAATGTCAGAAGTGCAGTGGCATTCGCTTCACAAGAAGGAACAAACTTGTACCTGTAAAGAATAGTATTCGTGCATCAACAGAGTATCTAGGCTCAGCTCCAGATCCTATAAAGAAAAACGTGAAGTCATCATACCATCCATTTGAGGAATTTGCACAGCCAGAGAATAGTGGAGATGCTAGGCCTACATCAGCAGAAACAAGTAGAACAATTATTGAG GTCAACAGCAAAGCAACACTCGTGTTCTCGGTTCTGATCAATGGTGAAGACCATGAAAATGTTGTTTGGCCAGATGTGCCATATTTGACTGATGAATGTGGAA ATATATACTTTCAAATGAAAACTGGTGAAGATATTTTGCAATCCCTTACTTCAGAAGAAAACTATGTG CAAGTCATTGTTGGTGTGGATACCATGGAAATGATATCTGAGATGGACTTATCAAATCCTTCAGAAATTAACTTTGGGATTGAAGAAATAGGTGATGAAGATGTTGATGACTAtgatgaagaggatgaagatgaggatgaggatgaggatgaagacgaagatgaagatgatgatgattatgatgcG GGATGGGTATCTGTTCATTCAGATGATGATGAACAGGATGATTCTGATGAGGAGACACTTGCAGACTGGGCAAAACTGGAAACTATGCGTTTTTCACATCCGATGCATTTTGCCAAAACGTTGGCCGAG ATTGCTTCAGATGATCCAATTGATTGGATGGAGCAACCTCCAGCTTGCCTAGCTATCCAAGGACTTATAAGACCTGCCTTTATTGAAGAACATTCTATGATACAGAAGCATCTATCTGCCACTCAGACCAGTAATACTGACATGAGCGAACAGATCAAAAGTAATGGAGAAAACATTGATTTGGTCAGTGACCATTTGCACAATTTAGAACCACCTAAACATGATGCAGCACAGATGGAGAAGAATGACAATGAAGATATTCCAATTAACGAGACTGCATTTTACAAACTGGAGATGACTAAGATCCAACTATTTACAGCACACGGGGTTCCA ACTCTTCTTGAAGTAGAAGATTACATGAAAGCTCAACCTGATGCCATAGCACACGCGGCTTCCAAAATCATATCGCGTCTGCAAGCTTGCGGAGAAAAGACTGAACAAGCCCTCAAATCTCTGTGTTGGAGATGCAAGGCTATTCAAGTGGAG GAGGCACAACTTATCTGTGTAGACTCACTTGGGTTTGACGTAAGGGTTTGTTCAGGCACGCAAGTTCAAACGTTGAGATTTGCTTTTAAGAAAAGG GCTACTTCAGAGTACAGTGCTGAGAGACAACTCAATGATATACTATTTCCAGGAAGTCACCAGAAGCCACAAAAATTGACTCAGACACATCAAAATGAATGCTAA